One genomic window of Burkholderia plantarii includes the following:
- the traC gene encoding type IV secretion system protein TraC, whose protein sequence is MGSIQEWVDSARGLATTLAKEFVFGTDDDLGPPAPTVADQRRIDTVGLHQLLPYDQYDPATELYYNVGSIGFLLVVAPQTGADSELTRTLLGLYDTMPANHGVQWMMLADPLIEEHLDRYVDLRRTYANRGEAPPFYLEQAERRAAALRANQGRPLFPGQNYSITDKRLMLSVVRKGSSEDGKAREEMQNLREVVGATLRSASLASRSATPDDLIRFLWPVLNPEYLFGNGAEAVDQKYDPDRPVRDQLVPFGHHARVKAEHLLFGLPPEERGDADKRIAARSFGVLQYPSKKELWEMGNIVGSLFNDVQQYPCPYLITMGVMTLDQNAVETRVALRGARAAQNAKSKMASLQPELSLQERDWRAVGLQLESGGSICELYHTLTLFAPRAEIERCVAAARGIWRSERFKLFPMVTQQLTTFLSAMPMSLTQDLRDDLNKLRLISTKTTVNATDMAPVIAEWAGTSGDPNLMFYGRRGTPAPIDLYSSSTNYNGFVDGTSGAGKSVLMNEIIAAFRAVGGVVRLTDVGYSYEKQIAMAGGQYIDFKPGSNIIVNSFSTGGSDADNGIDSEVKFIRPIIARMVSPTSPITDLERGLLDKAVRMVWKDYGTDGNPTRVRDALLSLKDQNGQKERVAYELSIRLDPFCDGGVYGRYVNGRTNVNLNNDVVGLELEHLNSDPQLRTVIMLGFTNQVTNEMYRFERSRKKLFLQDEGWQTAGDDQESADFTEEGYRRARKYEGSFFFATQGITDAGMNKATQAAFDNSGWKFHLKQSNDTLAQIERGDIIDLSPGLKKMLKSLSPVPGRYSEFVLVDPDGGQHLLRHIPDEFTLAMATTKGPDFNFMQRLRDGGMSTEDAIRALIEHKRKPR, encoded by the coding sequence ATGGGCTCGATCCAGGAGTGGGTGGATAGCGCGCGCGGCCTCGCGACGACCTTGGCGAAGGAGTTCGTCTTCGGCACCGACGACGATCTCGGGCCGCCGGCGCCGACCGTCGCCGACCAGCGTCGCATCGATACCGTCGGCTTGCACCAACTGCTGCCCTACGACCAGTACGACCCTGCGACGGAGTTGTACTACAACGTGGGTTCCATCGGCTTTTTACTCGTCGTGGCGCCGCAGACTGGCGCGGACAGCGAGTTGACGCGCACGCTGCTCGGCCTGTACGACACCATGCCGGCAAACCACGGTGTGCAGTGGATGATGCTGGCTGATCCGCTCATCGAGGAGCACCTGGACAGGTACGTGGATCTGCGCCGCACGTATGCGAATAGGGGCGAGGCCCCGCCCTTCTACCTCGAGCAGGCCGAGCGTCGTGCCGCCGCCCTTCGCGCGAACCAGGGGCGGCCGCTCTTCCCCGGTCAGAACTATTCGATCACGGACAAGCGCTTGATGCTCTCGGTCGTGCGCAAAGGCTCAAGCGAGGACGGGAAGGCACGCGAAGAGATGCAGAACCTGCGCGAAGTCGTCGGTGCGACGCTGCGCTCGGCGAGCCTCGCGAGCCGGTCCGCGACGCCGGATGATCTCATCCGTTTCCTGTGGCCTGTCCTCAACCCCGAGTACCTGTTCGGCAATGGAGCCGAAGCCGTCGACCAGAAATACGACCCGGACAGGCCGGTCAGGGACCAGCTGGTGCCCTTTGGCCATCACGCGCGCGTCAAGGCGGAGCACCTGCTCTTCGGTCTGCCGCCGGAGGAAAGGGGCGACGCTGACAAGCGGATCGCGGCGCGCAGCTTCGGCGTGCTGCAGTATCCGTCGAAGAAAGAGTTGTGGGAGATGGGCAATATCGTTGGCTCGCTGTTCAACGATGTCCAACAATATCCCTGCCCCTACCTCATCACCATGGGGGTGATGACACTCGACCAGAATGCCGTCGAAACCCGTGTCGCACTGCGCGGTGCGCGGGCTGCTCAGAACGCGAAGTCGAAGATGGCTTCGTTGCAACCGGAACTCTCGTTACAGGAGCGGGACTGGCGAGCAGTCGGGCTTCAGCTCGAATCGGGTGGCTCGATATGCGAGCTATATCACACGTTGACGCTCTTTGCGCCCCGCGCGGAGATCGAGCGCTGCGTGGCCGCTGCCCGAGGTATCTGGCGCTCTGAGCGGTTCAAGCTGTTTCCGATGGTCACGCAGCAGCTCACCACATTTCTGTCGGCGATGCCGATGTCGTTGACGCAAGATCTGCGGGACGACCTCAACAAGCTTCGGCTAATCTCGACCAAGACAACGGTCAATGCGACCGACATGGCTCCAGTGATTGCGGAATGGGCGGGCACGAGCGGCGATCCAAATCTGATGTTCTATGGACGACGCGGCACGCCGGCGCCAATCGATCTCTACTCGAGCTCGACGAACTACAACGGCTTCGTCGACGGCACATCCGGAGCCGGCAAGTCGGTATTGATGAACGAGATCATCGCCGCATTTCGCGCTGTAGGCGGTGTCGTGCGCCTTACCGATGTGGGCTATTCCTACGAGAAGCAGATAGCCATGGCAGGCGGTCAGTACATCGACTTCAAGCCGGGGTCGAACATCATCGTCAATTCGTTCTCCACCGGAGGGAGCGATGCGGACAACGGCATCGACAGCGAAGTCAAATTCATCCGACCGATCATTGCGAGGATGGTGTCCCCGACATCGCCGATAACCGACCTTGAGCGTGGGCTGCTGGACAAGGCCGTGCGAATGGTCTGGAAGGACTACGGGACAGACGGTAACCCGACACGTGTGCGGGACGCGCTTCTCAGTTTGAAAGATCAGAACGGACAAAAGGAGCGTGTTGCGTACGAGCTCTCCATTAGGCTCGACCCGTTCTGCGATGGCGGTGTGTACGGGCGGTACGTCAATGGACGGACTAACGTCAACCTCAACAATGACGTCGTCGGGCTCGAACTCGAGCACCTTAACAGTGATCCCCAGCTGCGCACCGTGATCATGTTGGGCTTCACGAATCAGGTCACGAATGAGATGTACCGATTCGAGCGATCGCGCAAGAAGCTCTTTCTTCAGGACGAGGGATGGCAGACGGCGGGTGACGACCAGGAGTCGGCGGACTTTACCGAAGAGGGCTACCGACGCGCCCGGAAATATGAGGGCAGCTTCTTCTTTGCGACCCAGGGCATTACCGACGCGGGTATGAACAAAGCCACTCAGGCGGCGTTCGATAACTCGGGCTGGAAATTCCACCTCAAGCAGAGCAATGACACGCTGGCACAGATCGAGCGTGGCGACATCATCGACCTGTCGCCCGGCTTGAAGAAGATGCTCAAGTCACTCTCCCCTGTCCCAGGTCGCTACAGCGAGTTCGTCCTTGTCGACCCGGACGGGGGGCAACACCTGCTGCGCCATATCCCCGACGAATTCACCCTTGCGATGGCCACCACCAAGGGGCCGGATTTTAACTTCATGCAGCGGCTGCGCGACGGTGGCATGTCCACCGAGGATGCGATCCGCGCGCTCATCGAGCACAAACGGAAACCGCGATGA
- a CDS encoding DsbC family protein, translated as MKQAKLTFALLMTTCLAWGCTTAPTALNRASSPATAPAGAGPSGTSTPLAPLAAPLTPAVNPADPNLDPGVAALKASLHARYPATQFREVAATPSTGIYEVVMGGKVAYTDVTGRYFLFGHLFDMVTQQDLTVPLEQALQKVRFPADRLQDAFVEVHGDGRRKVAIFDDPDCPYCLSLEAELAGLKDITIYRFLYPLESIHPRARAHAISIWCADDRLGAWHAWLPVALSRWMRDHGSDMTGAAGQRKATPAPARVEPKLASCENPIDRNEALAASLGINGTPSLVSLDGRVMPGAASADAIDKWLGAK; from the coding sequence ATGAAACAGGCCAAGCTCACCTTCGCTCTCTTGATGACCACGTGTCTGGCATGGGGCTGCACGACGGCACCCACCGCGCTCAACCGCGCGTCATCGCCCGCCACCGCGCCAGCGGGCGCAGGCCCGTCCGGCACCAGCACGCCGCTTGCCCCGCTCGCGGCACCGCTCACGCCGGCCGTCAATCCCGCTGACCCGAATCTCGACCCGGGCGTGGCGGCGCTCAAGGCATCGCTGCATGCCCGGTATCCGGCCACGCAGTTTCGCGAGGTGGCGGCGACCCCCTCGACCGGCATCTATGAAGTGGTGATGGGCGGCAAGGTGGCCTACACCGACGTCACCGGCCGCTACTTCTTGTTCGGTCATCTCTTCGACATGGTCACGCAGCAGGACCTGACGGTGCCGCTCGAGCAAGCGTTGCAGAAGGTCCGGTTCCCGGCCGACCGCCTGCAGGATGCGTTCGTGGAAGTGCATGGCGACGGCCGCCGAAAGGTCGCGATCTTCGACGATCCGGACTGCCCGTACTGCCTCTCGCTCGAGGCGGAGCTTGCCGGGCTCAAGGACATCACGATCTACCGGTTCCTGTACCCGCTCGAGTCGATCCATCCGCGCGCACGCGCTCACGCGATCAGCATCTGGTGTGCCGACGACCGCCTCGGTGCCTGGCATGCATGGCTTCCGGTCGCGCTTTCGCGCTGGATGCGTGACCACGGCTCCGACATGACCGGCGCGGCAGGCCAGCGCAAGGCAACGCCGGCACCGGCGCGGGTGGAGCCCAAGCTCGCGTCCTGCGAGAACCCGATCGACCGGAACGAAGCCCTCGCGGCGAGCCTGGGTATCAACGGCACGCCGTCCCTGGTGAGCCTCGACGGCCGCGTGATGCCGGGCGCCGCGAGCGCCGATGCGATCGACAAGTGGCTGGGGGCGAAGTGA
- a CDS encoding DNA cytosine methyltransferase, with protein sequence MNRIYNVFSFCAGLGGGAKGFQKAVSRVGAMTATWRCIGGIDNDPAAARDFRTLVGTDCTVMDLFTREQYTAFHGAPPPTGWKEATAADVRAAAGHEHPHCVFISSPCKGASGLLSETLSRTPKYQALNELTLRCVWLMCEAWKDDPVELIVFENVPRLATRASHLLSQIDQLFQHYGYVTADTTHDCGKIAKRGMAQSRKRYLKVARHAAKVPAFLYEPEQNRLQGVGTLLGRMPLPGDPAAGPMHRIPSLQWKTWVRLAFVEAGSDWRSLNKLAVENGQLRDYLIVPERRGGHLGVVDWAEPASTVAGKSLPTNGAFSVADARFAQSTKWNDGHAYGVLPWDEHSGTIAGQQTPGQGYYSVADPRHAGPAKHNNEFRIIPWTDAAGAVTSAHGTGQCVQDPRATAEYHKNAYRITPWDTHSGTVTGDFKVSGGGGVADPRPPAGPLFSKYKVTEWTGHAGTVIGGDDQGAYAVADPRSGSCFEGAGKYRVTGFDEPAGTVIARSDSGQGAFAVADPRPGMRRERGDAYLTGGHYGVVGWSEPSGAVSAAAGHDNGRWSVADPRLPALNAKLVAFIRALDGTWHRPFTTLDLAVLQSLVEPEEYLLLDGLSDQAWRERIGNAVPPEAAEAIAEVMGTTLLLAESGETFRLSSTPVWVRSVAVALSLPSPGGLA encoded by the coding sequence ATGAACCGCATCTACAACGTGTTCAGCTTCTGCGCGGGACTCGGTGGGGGCGCCAAGGGGTTCCAGAAGGCGGTGTCGCGCGTCGGCGCGATGACGGCGACGTGGCGCTGCATCGGCGGCATCGACAATGATCCGGCTGCGGCGCGCGATTTCCGCACGCTCGTCGGCACTGATTGTACGGTGATGGATCTGTTCACGCGCGAACAGTACACCGCATTCCACGGCGCCCCGCCGCCGACCGGCTGGAAGGAAGCGACGGCCGCCGACGTGCGCGCCGCTGCCGGCCACGAGCATCCGCATTGCGTGTTCATCTCGTCGCCGTGCAAGGGCGCGTCGGGGCTGCTGTCGGAGACGCTCAGCCGCACGCCGAAGTACCAGGCGCTCAATGAGCTGACGCTGCGCTGCGTCTGGCTCATGTGCGAGGCCTGGAAAGACGACCCGGTCGAGCTGATCGTGTTCGAGAACGTCCCGCGGCTCGCGACGCGCGCCAGCCACCTTCTCAGCCAGATCGACCAACTGTTTCAGCACTACGGGTATGTCACTGCCGACACGACGCACGACTGCGGCAAGATCGCCAAGCGCGGTATGGCACAAAGCCGAAAGCGCTATCTGAAGGTCGCTCGGCACGCCGCGAAAGTGCCGGCGTTCCTGTACGAGCCGGAGCAGAACCGCCTGCAGGGTGTGGGCACCCTGCTCGGCCGCATGCCGCTGCCGGGTGATCCGGCGGCCGGCCCCATGCACCGCATCCCTTCGTTGCAGTGGAAGACCTGGGTGCGCTTGGCCTTCGTCGAAGCTGGCAGCGATTGGCGAAGCCTGAACAAACTTGCAGTTGAGAACGGCCAGCTCCGCGACTACCTCATCGTTCCCGAGCGTCGCGGCGGCCACCTCGGTGTCGTCGATTGGGCCGAGCCGGCCAGCACCGTCGCTGGCAAGTCGCTGCCGACGAACGGCGCATTCAGCGTGGCCGATGCGAGGTTTGCGCAGAGCACCAAGTGGAACGACGGCCACGCCTACGGCGTGCTCCCGTGGGATGAACACAGCGGGACGATCGCCGGCCAGCAGACCCCGGGCCAGGGCTATTACAGCGTCGCCGATCCGCGCCACGCTGGCCCGGCGAAGCACAACAACGAATTTCGCATCATCCCGTGGACCGATGCCGCTGGCGCTGTCACCAGCGCGCACGGTACCGGCCAGTGCGTTCAGGATCCGCGCGCCACGGCTGAATACCACAAGAACGCCTATCGGATCACGCCGTGGGACACGCACTCCGGCACGGTGACGGGCGATTTCAAGGTCTCGGGCGGTGGTGGTGTCGCGGACCCGCGACCGCCGGCCGGCCCGCTTTTCAGCAAGTACAAGGTGACGGAGTGGACCGGCCACGCCGGCACCGTCATCGGCGGCGACGACCAGGGCGCCTATGCGGTAGCCGACCCACGCTCGGGCAGCTGCTTCGAGGGCGCAGGCAAGTATCGCGTCACCGGCTTCGATGAGCCGGCAGGCACGGTCATCGCGCGCAGCGATAGCGGCCAGGGTGCTTTCGCTGTCGCCGATCCGCGCCCGGGCATGCGCCGCGAGCGCGGCGATGCCTACCTGACCGGTGGACATTACGGCGTGGTCGGTTGGAGCGAGCCCAGCGGCGCTGTTTCGGCGGCTGCGGGCCACGACAACGGCCGATGGTCTGTTGCCGATCCAAGATTGCCTGCACTCAACGCGAAGCTCGTCGCGTTCATCCGCGCGCTCGATGGCACCTGGCATCGACCCTTCACGACGCTGGATCTCGCCGTCCTGCAGTCGCTCGTCGAGCCGGAGGAATACCTTTTACTCGACGGCCTATCCGATCAGGCGTGGCGCGAGCGAATCGGCAACGCGGTACCGCCCGAGGCCGCCGAGGCAATAGCCGAGGTCATGGGCACGACGCTGCTGCTCGCCGAGAGCGGCGAGACGTTCCGGCTGTCGTCGACACCCGTGTGGGTGCGCTCGGTCGCTGTTGCTCTTTCCCTCCCCTCGCCTGGAGGGCTGGCATGA
- a CDS encoding phage Gp37/Gp68 family protein: MSETTDIGWTDATFSAWEGCTAVSPGCANCYAERRNRRFGGGTAKNWGPGAPRRRTAASTWAAPVRWNRAHNKFFAKYGRRRRVFCSSLSDVFDNEVPAEWRRDLADLILATPHLDWQLLTKRIGNAAAMLQDMFPLGIPENVWLGATVVDQAEADRDIPKLLSIRASVRFLSIEPMLGAIDLRRYLAWPNHYGVDLPQLDRYRIGVDWVIAGGETGLLARSVHPDWIRALRDQCAAADIPFFFKQWGEWRPAPEIIYAAGTMFHCFPDGVWMQRVGKRHAGNTLDGVKHEAFPIPRVSRIPAPQGTAAGRRSPFSSSSTLQ; encoded by the coding sequence ATGAGCGAGACAACCGACATCGGCTGGACCGACGCCACATTCAGCGCGTGGGAAGGCTGCACGGCCGTGAGCCCCGGCTGCGCGAACTGCTACGCCGAGCGCCGCAACCGTCGCTTCGGTGGCGGCACCGCCAAGAACTGGGGGCCGGGCGCGCCGCGGCGGCGCACTGCAGCCTCGACATGGGCCGCTCCTGTTCGATGGAACCGCGCCCACAACAAGTTTTTCGCCAAGTACGGCCGGCGCCGGCGGGTGTTCTGTTCGTCACTGTCCGACGTGTTCGACAACGAGGTACCGGCCGAATGGCGTCGTGACCTGGCCGACCTGATTCTGGCCACGCCACACCTGGACTGGCAGCTGCTCACGAAGCGGATCGGTAACGCGGCCGCGATGCTCCAGGACATGTTCCCGTTGGGCATTCCCGAGAACGTGTGGCTCGGTGCGACCGTGGTCGATCAGGCCGAAGCCGACCGCGACATCCCGAAGCTTCTCTCCATTCGCGCGAGCGTTCGCTTCCTGTCGATCGAGCCGATGCTGGGCGCCATCGACCTGCGCCGCTACCTCGCGTGGCCGAACCACTACGGGGTCGACCTGCCGCAGCTCGACCGCTACCGCATTGGCGTGGACTGGGTCATTGCCGGCGGCGAAACCGGCCTCCTGGCGCGGTCGGTTCACCCGGACTGGATTCGGGCGCTGCGAGACCAGTGTGCAGCCGCCGACATCCCGTTCTTCTTCAAGCAGTGGGGCGAATGGCGGCCCGCTCCCGAGATTATCTACGCGGCCGGCACGATGTTTCATTGCTTCCCCGATGGGGTGTGGATGCAACGCGTCGGCAAGCGCCACGCGGGCAACACGCTCGATGGCGTCAAGCATGAGGCCTTCCCCATTCCGCGGGTTTCCCGCATCCCCGCGCCACAAGGCACCGCCGCCGGCCGTCGCTCTCCCTTCTCTTCATCATCGACGCTCCAATGA
- the traV gene encoding type IV conjugative transfer system lipoprotein TraV: MDIPYLAAARATTVVGTAVLALSACSFTGYDASSSFACKAPAGVLCNSMSGIYANAMAHNLPDQRVHSGSGATTNLTLGSYADDSPAERASGSAKPMAGATAPGILPRALDSGAPVRTAPRELRVWFAPWQDADSDLHDQEYVYLVVDPGHWSIAHNQARIRAAFKPVLPPVLSQTAAAAPSDAKDAGAAARRDPFTTPASPADRVMQGILTPDGAIDRAAAMSPAADR; the protein is encoded by the coding sequence ATGGACATTCCCTACCTCGCCGCAGCGCGGGCCACGACCGTTGTTGGTACCGCCGTGCTCGCCTTGTCCGCCTGCAGCTTCACGGGCTACGACGCCAGCTCGTCGTTCGCGTGCAAGGCGCCCGCCGGCGTGCTCTGCAACAGCATGTCCGGTATCTACGCCAACGCCATGGCCCACAACCTGCCCGACCAGCGCGTCCACTCAGGCAGCGGCGCCACCACCAACCTGACGCTCGGGAGCTACGCAGACGACAGCCCCGCCGAGCGCGCCTCGGGCTCGGCGAAGCCGATGGCCGGCGCCACCGCCCCGGGAATCTTGCCCCGGGCCCTCGACAGCGGCGCGCCGGTACGCACGGCGCCCCGTGAATTGCGTGTCTGGTTCGCCCCCTGGCAGGACGCGGATTCGGATCTGCATGACCAGGAGTACGTGTACCTCGTCGTCGACCCTGGCCACTGGTCGATCGCCCACAACCAGGCGCGCATCCGTGCCGCGTTCAAGCCGGTGTTGCCGCCGGTGTTGAGCCAGACCGCGGCCGCTGCCCCGAGCGACGCCAAGGATGCCGGCGCAGCAGCGCGGCGTGATCCGTTCACGACGCCCGCGTCGCCTGCCGACCGTGTCATGCAGGGCATCTTGACGCCCGACGGTGCGATCGACCGCGCGGCCGCGATGTCACCGGCTGCGGATCGCTGA